Proteins from one Merismopedia glauca CCAP 1448/3 genomic window:
- a CDS encoding NblA/ycf18 family protein: MENISFDLTLEQQFQMKLVEQSAGNMNREQMQELLVEISRLVMLKDNIIKGLMKECTLRL; encoded by the coding sequence GTGGAAAATATATCCTTTGATTTAACCTTAGAACAACAATTCCAAATGAAATTGGTAGAGCAATCTGCCGGAAATATGAATCGCGAACAAATGCAAGAATTATTGGTTGAAATTTCGCGATTGGTGATGCTCAAAGACAATATCATCAAGGGTTTGATGAAGGAGTGTACGCTGAGATTATAA